The Papaver somniferum cultivar HN1 chromosome 3, ASM357369v1, whole genome shotgun sequence genome includes a region encoding these proteins:
- the LOC113361528 gene encoding mRNA turnover protein 4 homolog produces MLFNYDDAGVLLTEKTKDEVLRKFKQYSECDFVKAGQTPKDTLMFQKDECLTLPPRSDARNLYLKLKELGMPIKLSGGVIKLTDTCCVCEAGVLVTENATKILKLLHKKMFNYVFVPLCCWSASTGETEYFRLDLPKRR; encoded by the exons ATGCTTTTTAATTACGATGATGCCGGTGTTCTTTTAACTGAAAAAACAAAAGATGAAGTACTCAG GAAGTTTAAGCAATACAGCGAATGCGACTTTGTAAAGGCAGGCCAGACACCAAAGGACACG CTGATGTTTCAGAAAGATGAGTGTCTGACTTTACCTCCCCGTTCAGATGCAAGGAATTTGTATCTCAAACTGAAGGAATTAGGCATGCCGATTAAACTCAGTG GCGGGGTCATTAAGCTGACCGATACATGTTGTGTGTGTGAAGCAGGAGTACTAGTAACAGAGAATGCCACTAAAATTCTG AAACTTCTCCACAAAAAGATGTTTAATTATGTCTTTGTGCCTTTGTGCTGCTGGAGTGCCTCCACTGGAGAAACTGAATATTTTCG TTTGGACCTGCCTAAGAGGCGGTGA